A single Deinococcus carri DNA region contains:
- a CDS encoding ATP-binding protein, with the protein MSDALQLFLDQLEAHLAGRAGPGDTLDNPLDTAGTRFSQLCGALSLGEFERALLMLGLIAEVHPLRFRQFVQEQYDAAEVPPPGCVSRHLALSLFDGNPTDLTDDAPLLRWHLLNRPEGVPDHSLAPLAVDPAALAYVYGDDRLNPRLNRHVQDFAAPPGPLVESAAAHLPTLAAHLRSGERATVQLHGRDVSAQLDLAHAALSELGLPMLRLSLGTMLENAGSLERDLRLWERETRLRPLALCLDAHPANLDLNPEQWSAASLERQVASIAAQLHAPLVLLTGEPLALGGGRPALNLEVARPSRAEQRALWAHALGLRDGNAPRLRELTDQFDLNAATLRDLAETARLGLPAGLPDDVRLEQAWEACRVAGRRRIGKLAERLTGTPGWDDVILPDADKAVLQGLVEHVRHRTQVYETWGMGRHARGLGISALFSGPSGTGKTLAAEVIASELRLDLYRVDVSSMVSKYIGETEKNLKQIFDAADDGGVILLFDEADSLFGKRGDVQSANDRYANTQVNYLLQRMESYAGLALLTTNLESGMDVAFMRRIRFVLNFRPPEAPERERIWRRAFPPQVDVSGVNFGRLARVKLAGGNIRSVALGAAFLAAARGETLSMGLLREAIQAEWRKLGRVSLDDAAFADW; encoded by the coding sequence GTGTCCGACGCCCTCCAGCTTTTTCTGGACCAACTGGAAGCGCATCTGGCGGGCCGGGCCGGGCCGGGCGACACGCTGGACAATCCGCTGGACACGGCGGGCACGCGCTTCTCGCAGTTGTGTGGGGCGCTGTCGCTGGGCGAGTTCGAGCGCGCGCTGCTGATGCTGGGGCTGATTGCGGAGGTGCATCCGCTGCGCTTCCGGCAATTCGTGCAGGAGCAGTACGACGCGGCGGAGGTGCCGCCCCCGGGCTGCGTGTCGCGCCACCTGGCCCTGAGCCTCTTCGACGGAAACCCGACCGACCTGACCGACGACGCGCCGCTGCTGCGCTGGCACCTGCTGAACCGCCCGGAAGGGGTGCCCGACCACAGCCTGGCCCCGCTCGCGGTGGACCCGGCCGCGCTGGCCTACGTGTACGGCGACGACCGCCTGAACCCGCGGCTGAACCGCCATGTTCAGGACTTCGCGGCACCGCCCGGTCCGCTCGTTGAATCCGCGGCGGCGCACCTGCCCACGCTGGCCGCGCACCTGCGCTCGGGTGAGAGGGCGACGGTGCAGCTTCACGGGCGGGACGTGAGCGCGCAGCTTGACCTGGCACACGCGGCCCTGTCGGAGCTGGGCCTGCCCATGCTGCGGCTGTCGCTGGGAACCATGCTGGAAAACGCGGGCAGCCTGGAGCGTGACCTGCGGCTGTGGGAGCGCGAGACGCGGCTGCGGCCCCTGGCTCTGTGCCTGGACGCGCACCCGGCCAACCTCGACCTGAACCCGGAACAGTGGTCCGCCGCGAGCCTGGAGCGGCAGGTCGCCAGTATCGCCGCGCAACTGCACGCGCCGCTGGTGCTGCTGACCGGGGAACCGCTGGCGCTGGGGGGCGGGCGACCTGCCCTGAATCTGGAGGTGGCGCGGCCCTCGCGCGCCGAGCAGCGGGCGCTGTGGGCACACGCCCTGGGCCTGCGCGACGGGAACGCGCCGCGCCTGCGCGAGCTGACCGATCAGTTCGACCTGAACGCCGCCACCCTGCGCGACCTGGCCGAGACCGCCCGCCTGGGCCTGCCCGCGGGCCTCCCCGACGACGTGCGCCTGGAGCAGGCCTGGGAAGCCTGCCGGGTCGCGGGCCGCCGCCGCATCGGCAAGCTGGCCGAGCGCCTGACCGGCACGCCCGGCTGGGACGACGTGATCCTGCCCGACGCCGACAAGGCGGTGCTGCAGGGGCTGGTCGAACACGTCCGGCACCGGACCCAGGTGTACGAGACGTGGGGCATGGGCCGCCACGCCCGCGGCCTGGGCATCAGCGCGCTGTTCAGCGGCCCCAGCGGCACCGGCAAGACGCTGGCCGCCGAGGTCATCGCCAGTGAACTCCGGCTCGACCTGTACCGCGTCGACGTGTCCAGCATGGTCAGCAAATACATCGGGGAAACCGAGAAGAACCTCAAGCAGATCTTCGACGCGGCCGACGACGGCGGCGTGATCCTGCTGTTCGACGAGGCCGACTCGCTGTTCGGCAAGCGCGGCGACGTGCAGAGCGCCAACGACCGCTACGCCAACACCCAGGTCAACTACCTCCTCCAGCGCATGGAGTCCTACGCGGGCCTGGCCCTGCTCACCACCAACCTGGAAAGCGGCATGGACGTGGCCTTTATGCGCCGTATCCGCTTCGTGCTGAATTTCCGGCCCCCCGAGGCCCCCGAACGCGAGCGTATCTGGCGGCGCGCCTTCCCGCCCCAGGTGGACGTGAGCGGCGTGAACTTCGGCCGGCTGGCGCGCGTCAAGCTGGCGGGCGGCAATATCCGCTCGGTGGCGCTGGGGGCGGCCTTCCTGGCGGCGGCGCGGGGCGAGACGCTGAGCATGGGCCTGCTGCGTGAGGCCATCCAGGCCGAGTGGCGCAAGCTGGGGCGCGTCAGCCTCGACGACGCCGCCTTTGCGGACTGGTGA
- a CDS encoding GPW/gp25 family protein, with protein sequence MSEHLGTGWAFPVATNARGRVALVGGVRAVEQSILMILMTPKGQRVMRPEYGCQIHELLFAPNDASTLGLASYYVHEALTAWEPRIELLGVDADVDEHYPERIVLGIRYRILEDHVEHSLVFPFYRLPLESRTLR encoded by the coding sequence GTGAGCGAACACCTGGGAACCGGCTGGGCCTTTCCGGTGGCCACCAATGCCCGGGGGCGGGTGGCGCTGGTGGGCGGCGTGCGGGCGGTGGAGCAGTCCATCCTGATGATTCTGATGACCCCCAAGGGGCAGCGCGTGATGCGGCCCGAGTACGGCTGCCAGATTCACGAACTGCTGTTTGCCCCCAACGACGCCAGCACCCTGGGGCTGGCCTCCTACTACGTGCATGAGGCGTTGACGGCCTGGGAGCCGCGCATCGAGCTGCTGGGCGTGGACGCCGACGTGGACGAGCATTACCCGGAGCGGATCGTGCTGGGCATCCGCTACCGCATTCTGGAAGACCATGTGGAACACTCGCTGGTGTTTCCCTTCTACCGCCTGCCGCTGGAAAGCCGCACCCTGAGGTAA
- a CDS encoding putative baseplate assembly protein translates to MPLPTVNLDDRRFDDIVAQARQLIPQYCPEWTDHNTSDPGIALLEVFAWMTDLLLFRVNQVPEKMFVKFLDMIGVQLDPPRAAVAPVTFYLSAAQSEPLTISAATEVATVRTEVSEAIVFSTETDLTITPPHLQAAFTGNALGENTFVQHDLERLGVLGHKIAVFSPEPVPGDAFYLCFDDDHSAHVLALLLACEVAGGAGVDPREPPFVWEVWQGSLSRWATCTVEYDGTLAFNVSGEVILRLPAMAQEEFFGQRGYWLRCRITSEQNYAGYKVSPDIESLRVEARGGTVSARHAVVVRNEVLGRSDGTPGQRFQLLNSPVLYLESGEDTIVCELAGEDTTFWSDVPDFAESGPGDRHFRLEYLDGTVTFGPALLQPDGTVYRFGAVPPKGATLRLQRYLHGGGVTGNVPAHTLSVLKASIPYVARVTNHAPALGGRNAQTLEDAILRVPHVLRTRTRAVTADDYEFLARQVEGVARARCITPNLAGAAGEVAYPGQIRALDVQPGQVSMVILPQIAVPPGRIAPDQLTLSAELRASVQASLDERRLVGTTLEVRAPQLFWVSVNALLRVPPGSSRGLKTDVRWAAEALLYRYLNPHTGGSAGAGWEFGRTLHLSELYSLLRTVPGIDFVEDVQVFLTEPGQQDLRQPVNTQLLLPPQGVVVSDLHTVRVE, encoded by the coding sequence ATGCCCCTGCCGACCGTGAATCTGGACGACCGCCGCTTCGACGACATCGTGGCTCAGGCCCGGCAGCTTATTCCGCAGTACTGCCCGGAATGGACCGACCACAACACCTCCGACCCCGGCATCGCGCTGCTGGAGGTCTTTGCCTGGATGACCGACCTGCTGCTGTTCCGGGTCAACCAGGTGCCGGAAAAGATGTTCGTGAAGTTCCTCGACATGATCGGGGTACAGCTCGACCCGCCGCGCGCCGCCGTGGCCCCGGTGACCTTTTACCTCTCGGCAGCGCAATCGGAGCCGCTCACCATCAGCGCGGCGACCGAGGTGGCGACCGTGCGCACCGAGGTGTCGGAAGCCATCGTCTTCTCGACCGAGACGGACCTGACGATCACGCCGCCCCACCTCCAGGCGGCCTTTACCGGCAACGCGCTGGGCGAGAATACCTTCGTGCAGCACGATCTGGAGCGGCTGGGCGTGCTGGGGCACAAGATCGCCGTCTTCTCGCCCGAGCCGGTGCCGGGGGACGCCTTTTACCTGTGCTTCGACGATGACCACAGTGCGCACGTGCTGGCGCTGCTGCTGGCCTGCGAGGTGGCGGGCGGCGCGGGCGTGGACCCCCGGGAGCCGCCCTTCGTGTGGGAGGTCTGGCAGGGCAGCCTGAGCCGCTGGGCCACCTGCACCGTCGAGTACGACGGCACCCTGGCCTTCAACGTCTCGGGCGAGGTGATTTTGCGCCTGCCCGCGATGGCGCAGGAGGAGTTTTTCGGGCAGCGGGGCTACTGGCTGCGCTGCCGCATCACCAGCGAGCAGAACTACGCGGGCTACAAGGTGTCGCCCGACATCGAGTCGCTGCGGGTCGAGGCGCGCGGCGGCACGGTGAGCGCCCGGCACGCGGTGGTCGTGCGCAACGAGGTGCTGGGCCGCAGCGACGGCACGCCGGGGCAGCGCTTCCAGCTGCTGAACAGCCCGGTCCTGTACCTGGAAAGCGGCGAGGACACCATCGTCTGCGAGCTGGCAGGCGAGGACACCACCTTCTGGAGCGACGTGCCCGACTTTGCCGAGAGCGGGCCGGGGGACCGGCACTTCCGGCTGGAATACCTCGACGGGACCGTGACCTTCGGGCCGGCCCTGCTTCAGCCCGACGGTACGGTGTACCGCTTCGGCGCGGTGCCGCCCAAGGGCGCGACGCTGCGGCTCCAGCGCTACCTGCACGGCGGCGGCGTGACCGGCAACGTGCCCGCGCACACCCTCAGCGTCCTGAAGGCCAGCATTCCCTACGTGGCCCGCGTGACCAACCACGCCCCGGCGCTGGGCGGGCGCAACGCGCAGACGCTCGAAGACGCCATCCTGCGCGTGCCCCACGTGCTGCGCACCCGCACTCGCGCCGTAACCGCCGACGACTACGAGTTCCTGGCCCGGCAGGTGGAGGGCGTGGCGCGCGCCCGCTGCATCACCCCCAATCTGGCGGGCGCGGCGGGCGAGGTCGCCTACCCCGGCCAGATCCGCGCGCTGGACGTGCAGCCGGGGCAGGTCAGCATGGTGATCCTGCCGCAGATCGCCGTGCCGCCGGGCCGCATCGCGCCGGACCAGCTCACGCTCTCGGCCGAGCTGCGAGCCAGCGTGCAGGCCTCCCTCGACGAGCGGCGGCTGGTCGGCACGACCCTGGAGGTGCGCGCGCCGCAACTGTTCTGGGTCAGCGTGAACGCGCTGCTGCGGGTGCCGCCGGGCAGCTCGCGTGGCCTGAAGACCGACGTGCGGTGGGCCGCCGAGGCGCTGCTGTACCGCTACCTCAACCCCCACACCGGCGGCAGCGCGGGCGCGGGCTGGGAGTTCGGGCGCACGCTGCACCTCTCGGAGCTGTACAGCCTGCTGCGGACCGTGCCCGGCATCGATTTTGTCGAGGACGTGCAGGTCTTCCTGACCGAACCCGGCCAGCAGGACCTGCGCCAGCCCGTGAATACCCAGCTGCTCCTGCCGCCGCAGGGTGTGGTCGTCTCGGACCTCCACACGGTGCGGGTGGAGTAG
- a CDS encoding phage tail protein: MNDQFFVQLQGDTVKMLTLDMNLLSIGRTPDNGLSLPHPSIAIRHAEVRRLEGRWVITDLGNAETFLAGHRLVPHQPQVLEEGAIVQMGPYVLAYLPGPDAPAPPAEVDALPTPQDFPLLPLAPARPGLPAPPAEGSASVYLDYLPAMFSESEFLARYLMIFQSIWEPLQHRQDHLDMYFSPATAPERLLDWFAAWLGLEVDPHWPEARKRQWLREAMHLLRWRGTRYGLMRTLEIGCGVTPQITENAQGPYSVTVTLPEPDEASSGTTREDVERLVARHLPAHVRYELRFV; the protein is encoded by the coding sequence ATGAACGACCAGTTTTTCGTGCAGCTTCAGGGCGACACCGTCAAGATGCTCACCCTGGACATGAACCTGCTGTCCATCGGGCGCACCCCCGATAACGGGCTGAGCCTGCCACATCCCTCGATTGCCATCCGGCACGCCGAGGTGCGGCGGCTGGAGGGCCGCTGGGTGATCACGGATTTGGGCAACGCCGAGACGTTCCTGGCCGGGCACCGCCTGGTGCCGCACCAGCCGCAGGTGCTGGAGGAGGGGGCCATCGTGCAGATGGGGCCGTATGTGCTGGCCTACCTGCCCGGACCCGATGCCCCCGCGCCCCCCGCGGAGGTGGACGCCCTGCCGACTCCCCAGGACTTCCCGCTGCTGCCGCTGGCCCCGGCGCGGCCCGGCCTGCCCGCCCCGCCCGCCGAGGGGTCGGCCAGCGTCTACCTCGACTACCTGCCCGCCATGTTCAGCGAGTCGGAGTTCCTGGCCCGCTACCTGATGATCTTCCAGAGCATCTGGGAGCCGCTGCAACACCGCCAGGACCACCTGGACATGTACTTCTCGCCCGCCACGGCCCCCGAGCGGCTGCTGGACTGGTTCGCCGCCTGGCTGGGCCTGGAGGTGGATCCCCACTGGCCCGAGGCCCGCAAGCGTCAGTGGCTGCGCGAGGCCATGCACCTGCTGCGCTGGCGCGGCACCCGCTACGGCCTGATGCGCACGCTGGAGATCGGCTGTGGGGTCACGCCGCAGATCACGGAAAACGCGCAGGGTCCCTACAGCGTGACCGTCACCCTGCCCGAACCCGACGAGGCGAGCAGCGGCACCACCCGTGAGGACGTGGAGCGGCTGGTCGCCCGGCACCTCCCGGCCCATGTGCGCTACGAGCTGAGGTTCGTGTGA
- a CDS encoding protein kinase domain-containing protein, whose product MTTTGIIFEGYRLLRELGGGWLGQVYAAQNLDGAQVSALRVVAPELTAQPQFMLQFRRLFEKWRRLAHPGILTPGELVERDHRAYYGMTLAQSGSVRQLLQAQAREGHFLDLIIAVDIARQAAGALAYAHDANLMHGNLKPENLLLTPARAILGRQAYGVLVSDFGVGELQAYTYGTHDRLIVTTPAYMSPEQCRGVRTEVRSDIYALGVVLYELLTNLVPFETRDLADAVDKHQHVAPIPPGQIRVDIPQDLEEVVLTCLAKAPQYRYGSAHELEAALQAVLSGLLPQGPRPTVVLPDIPEPPAPRIEPLADRTPWPRLQICDERGQLLRVEPLRADTATLGRGPGNTIVLEHAGVSRHHLNLEVEEDGVFVTDLGSTNGTTLGGVPLEPRERTAWPDGGILRVEPFWLRLQPRQRVVQQARIGVLVEDNAIDLKPGEARLLKVQLANTGRTVDHFRLEVEGIPEAWVQNLYHEVQLNPGMTSETTLRVLVPREPGSHAATYPMKVLARSRENPGEYGFAPMDWTVLPFTETRLELTPRRRSAWRRTHYDLRLTNVSNVPITYNPTVGDDEGHVFLQSPWDMMRIPPTGDLRNIIPIRAIIHNYWLRLREGVGKVRVEALPQDVTVQPGDQFEHRLQVRLPIRWIASPRPRTLRIHPRPDRGQDHADTVSLLHLPVIPLWLLPLLLILAILFVWWLLQVPTIVSVSADPQQPPAGKPFTLNFETRGTSRILVKPWNKTLYSGHGKLLIPQGITEPTEVQVIAYGRVKTAQTALTLTPKLPAPVVKRFSVTPENITSGQSATLRWEVANVKEVTLDPFGTQPAKGELKQKITADTTFRLSAQSGGESVTQSRDVKVLPPGIDLFQVTPQQAAAGQSVTLRWRVLNASTVTLDPVGTVAASGSLQQKVTQDQTYTLRAQVGDKTVSRSASVKLLAPVVELFQVTPENARAGDTVTLRWKVANASNVTIDPLGTVPAQGEKQVVAQTNTAYRLSASNGQTSTEASSAVSVSARPPRVTAFTATPRKPRSGQPVTLTWQTQDAASAELAGLGGTLALPPSGSTTVTAPAQSAQLTLTARSSEGATDAQSLALPVLPPAPKPQAAVPSTPTPKPAPAPAPAPKPAPTPAPQPKPAPVAPPTPAPTPAPTPAPVVPRIVAFRATPASVQRGQPVTVSWDVRGVEQVKLLPLNRKFPPHGSVRLNPGSSTTYTLLAGTLKASQPVSVRPPPAPRPAPAPSTPVRPAPPQATAPQPVPARPVSLPATRPEPPAASAPPAAQPAARPAPRIVSLSVTPTRVTAGGSVTLSWNVQNATRVVITGLGPVDASGSTTRTVRQDTRFTLRASRPGTASVQQSVGVQVVREASGTERVAGDWQHPFGRMHLNVQGNVVSGTFSNLRTGDEGRVQGTLSPSVTGSYNLSGQVLVPGKTGENLSFVVVFGENVNTFEGIYSARQAKERWCGWRAGTTWAGRC is encoded by the coding sequence GTGACCACCACCGGCATCATCTTCGAGGGCTACCGGCTGCTGCGAGAGCTGGGGGGCGGCTGGCTGGGGCAGGTGTACGCGGCGCAGAACCTAGACGGCGCGCAGGTGAGCGCGCTGCGGGTGGTGGCCCCCGAGCTGACCGCGCAGCCGCAGTTCATGCTCCAGTTCCGGCGGCTGTTCGAGAAGTGGCGGCGGCTGGCGCATCCCGGCATCCTGACGCCCGGCGAACTGGTGGAGCGCGACCACCGCGCCTACTACGGCATGACGCTGGCGCAGAGCGGCTCGGTGCGCCAGCTTCTCCAGGCGCAGGCGCGCGAGGGCCATTTCCTGGACCTGATCATCGCGGTCGATATCGCGCGGCAGGCGGCGGGGGCACTGGCCTACGCGCACGACGCCAACCTGATGCACGGCAATCTCAAGCCCGAGAACCTGCTGCTCACGCCCGCGCGCGCCATCCTGGGCCGCCAGGCCTACGGCGTGCTGGTCTCGGACTTCGGGGTGGGCGAGTTGCAGGCCTACACCTACGGCACGCACGACCGCCTGATCGTGACCACGCCCGCCTACATGTCGCCCGAGCAGTGCCGGGGGGTGCGCACCGAGGTCCGCAGCGACATCTACGCGCTGGGGGTCGTCCTCTACGAGCTGCTCACCAACCTGGTGCCCTTCGAGACGCGCGACCTGGCCGACGCCGTGGACAAGCACCAGCACGTCGCGCCCATTCCGCCGGGGCAGATCCGGGTGGACATTCCCCAGGACCTGGAGGAGGTGGTCCTGACCTGCCTCGCCAAGGCCCCGCAGTACCGCTACGGCAGCGCACACGAGCTGGAGGCCGCGCTCCAGGCGGTGCTGAGCGGGCTGCTGCCGCAGGGGCCGCGCCCCACGGTCGTGCTGCCGGACATTCCCGAGCCACCCGCGCCGCGCATCGAGCCGCTGGCCGACCGCACGCCCTGGCCCCGGCTCCAGATCTGCGACGAGCGCGGGCAACTGCTGCGGGTCGAGCCGCTGCGGGCCGACACCGCCACGCTGGGCCGCGGCCCCGGCAACACGATCGTGCTGGAACACGCGGGCGTCTCGCGCCACCACCTGAACCTCGAGGTGGAGGAAGACGGCGTATTCGTGACCGACCTAGGGTCCACCAACGGGACCACGCTGGGCGGCGTGCCGCTGGAACCCCGCGAGCGCACGGCCTGGCCCGACGGCGGCATTCTGCGGGTGGAACCCTTCTGGCTGCGGCTGCAACCCCGGCAGCGGGTGGTGCAGCAGGCCCGCATCGGCGTGCTGGTCGAGGACAACGCCATTGACCTGAAGCCCGGCGAGGCGCGGCTGCTGAAGGTGCAGCTCGCCAACACCGGGCGCACGGTGGACCATTTCCGGCTGGAGGTCGAGGGCATTCCCGAAGCCTGGGTGCAGAACCTCTACCACGAGGTGCAGCTCAATCCCGGCATGACCAGCGAAACGACCCTGCGGGTGCTGGTGCCGCGCGAGCCGGGGTCCCACGCGGCCACGTACCCGATGAAGGTGCTGGCCCGCAGCCGCGAGAATCCCGGCGAGTACGGCTTCGCGCCGATGGACTGGACGGTCCTGCCCTTTACCGAGACGCGGCTGGAGCTGACGCCGCGGCGGCGCAGCGCGTGGCGGCGCACCCACTACGACCTGCGCCTGACCAACGTCTCCAATGTGCCGATCACCTACAACCCCACCGTGGGCGACGACGAGGGCCACGTCTTTCTCCAGTCTCCCTGGGACATGATGCGGATTCCGCCCACCGGCGACCTACGCAACATCATTCCCATCCGCGCCATCATCCACAACTACTGGCTGCGGCTGCGCGAGGGGGTCGGCAAGGTGCGGGTGGAGGCGCTGCCGCAGGACGTGACGGTGCAGCCCGGCGACCAGTTCGAGCACCGCCTCCAGGTGCGGCTGCCCATCCGCTGGATCGCCTCGCCTCGCCCGCGCACCCTGCGGATTCACCCCCGGCCCGACCGCGGCCAGGATCACGCCGACACCGTGTCGCTGCTGCACCTTCCGGTGATCCCGCTGTGGCTGCTGCCGCTGCTGCTGATTCTGGCCATTCTGTTCGTGTGGTGGCTGCTCCAGGTGCCCACCATCGTGAGCGTGAGTGCCGACCCGCAGCAGCCGCCCGCCGGGAAGCCCTTTACCCTCAACTTCGAGACGCGGGGCACCTCGCGCATCCTGGTCAAGCCCTGGAACAAGACCCTCTACAGCGGCCACGGCAAGCTGCTGATTCCGCAGGGCATCACCGAACCCACCGAGGTGCAGGTGATCGCCTACGGCCGCGTCAAGACGGCCCAGACGGCCCTGACCCTCACGCCGAAGCTGCCCGCGCCGGTCGTCAAGCGCTTCTCGGTGACGCCCGAGAACATCACCAGCGGCCAGAGCGCCACCCTCCGCTGGGAGGTCGCCAACGTCAAGGAGGTGACGCTCGACCCCTTCGGCACCCAGCCCGCGAAGGGCGAGCTGAAGCAGAAGATCACGGCCGACACCACCTTCCGCCTCAGCGCCCAGAGCGGCGGCGAGAGCGTCACGCAGAGCCGCGACGTGAAGGTGCTGCCGCCCGGCATCGACCTGTTCCAAGTGACGCCCCAGCAGGCCGCCGCCGGGCAGAGCGTCACCCTGCGCTGGCGGGTGCTCAACGCCAGCACCGTCACCCTCGATCCGGTCGGCACGGTCGCCGCCAGCGGCAGCCTCCAGCAGAAGGTGACGCAGGATCAGACCTACACCCTGCGCGCGCAGGTGGGTGACAAGACGGTGTCGCGCAGCGCCAGCGTGAAACTGCTCGCCCCGGTGGTCGAGCTGTTCCAGGTCACGCCGGAGAACGCGCGGGCGGGCGACACCGTAACGCTGCGCTGGAAGGTCGCCAATGCCAGCAACGTGACCATCGACCCGCTCGGGACCGTCCCGGCCCAGGGCGAGAAACAGGTGGTCGCGCAGACCAACACCGCCTATCGCCTCAGCGCCAGCAACGGCCAGACCAGCACCGAGGCGAGCAGCGCCGTCAGCGTGAGCGCCCGCCCGCCGCGGGTCACGGCCTTCACGGCCACCCCACGCAAACCCCGCAGCGGCCAGCCCGTGACGCTGACCTGGCAGACCCAGGACGCGGCCAGCGCCGAACTCGCGGGGCTGGGCGGCACGCTGGCGCTGCCCCCCTCGGGCAGCACCACGGTGACGGCCCCGGCCCAGAGCGCGCAGCTCACCTTGACTGCCCGCAGCAGCGAGGGAGCCACCGACGCGCAGTCGCTGGCGCTGCCGGTGCTGCCGCCCGCGCCCAAGCCCCAAGCGGCTGTCCCGTCCACGCCGACCCCGAAGCCTGCCCCTGCGCCGGCACCCGCGCCGAAACCCGCACCCACACCCGCCCCTCAGCCCAAACCGGCCCCCGTGGCACCCCCCACCCCGGCTCCGACGCCTGCACCCACGCCGGCCCCGGTCGTTCCGCGCATCGTGGCCTTCCGCGCGACGCCCGCCAGTGTGCAGCGTGGTCAGCCCGTCACCGTGAGCTGGGACGTGCGGGGCGTCGAGCAGGTCAAGCTGCTGCCCCTGAACCGCAAGTTCCCGCCGCACGGCAGCGTGCGCCTCAACCCCGGCTCCAGCACCACCTATACCCTGCTGGCCGGGACCCTCAAGGCCAGCCAGCCGGTGAGCGTGCGCCCTCCGCCCGCACCCCGGCCTGCCCCGGCACCCTCCACCCCGGTCCGGCCCGCGCCGCCCCAGGCCACGGCTCCCCAGCCGGTGCCCGCCCGGCCCGTTTCCCTGCCGGCGACTCGGCCCGAGCCACCCGCCGCCTCTGCCCCCCCGGCCGCGCAGCCCGCGGCCCGGCCCGCCCCCAGGATCGTGAGCCTGAGCGTGACGCCCACGCGGGTGACGGCGGGCGGCAGCGTGACCCTGTCGTGGAACGTGCAGAACGCCACGCGGGTGGTGATCACGGGGCTGGGACCGGTGGACGCGAGCGGCAGCACGACCCGGACCGTCCGGCAGGACACCCGGTTTACGCTGCGGGCCAGCCGTCCGGGCACCGCGAGTGTCCAGCAGAGCGTCGGCGTGCAGGTCGTGCGCGAAGCCAGCGGCACCGAACGTGTGGCCGGGGACTGGCAGCATCCCTTCGGGCGGATGCACCTGAACGTGCAGGGCAACGTCGTCAGCGGCACCTTCAGCAACCTGCGCACCGGCGACGAGGGCCGGGTCCAGGGCACCCTCAGCCCCAGCGTCACCGGCTCGTACAACCTCAGCGGGCAGGTGCTCGTTCCCGGCAAGACCGGGGAGAACCTCAGCTTCGTGGTGGTCTTCGGCGAGAATGTGAACACCTTCGAGGGGATCTACAGCGCCCGGCAGGCCAAGGAACGCTGGTGCGGCTGGCGGGCGGGCACCACCTGGGCGGGCAGGTGCTGA